CAGGTACACTACATTCAGTCATGCAATTAAGCAACCGAAATTTCTAGTTACTATTAGAGCGTTTACCTAATAAATATAACCAATAATCAAGATTGAGCTGCCAAAGCATGCATCAAATCAGTTTTGGTTACAACGCCGACAATTTTATTCGGGTTAGCCCTGTCGAATACTATCACTCTGCCTGTCTCGTTTTCACTCATTCGTTTGAAGATATCCAAAGCAGTTTCATCTGGATATGCCCTAACAAGTTTATGCTTGGCTATTTGACCCACTAATGTTGTATTTCTCTTAGACTTGTCAACACTTGAAGCTTCCTCTATGGTTATCCAGCCTATCGGTTCTTGTTTTTCATTCACCAAGGGATACCCTATGTGGTGATATTTAGCTACCAAACCTAAGAATTGGCTCACAGTTATGTTTTCTGGCACAGTCCGCACATTAGTACCCATTATATCGGCAATCTTTATTCGAGCAAGTTCACCCGTTTCCCTGAGCAAAAGCGGTGGAAGATAACCGGTAGTTTTCTCCATTTCAGCAGCGTTCTCAAGCCCTGCCTTTCGTTTCTGCATAGCAGCAACAATCACTCGTTCTAAGACGACAGGCTCTTCTTCCATGACCCAAGTGTTAATTACGCCATCTTCAACTGCCTTGTAGAAGAAATCTTCACCAGCTTTAGTGCGAATAATTACCGTTGACCAATCCTTAAGGGGGTAAGCGCTTCCAATGGATATATCAGCTAACTCAGAAGTGAAATCAGTGCATTTACGGCAACTCGGCAATATATGCTTCGAAACTTCAGACATGGGAAGTCGGATTTCGCCCTTACTTGTTTGCACAACAAAGTTGGATGATAAACGTATAAGCTTGATATCTGAAGGTTCGATATTATACTTCTTTTTTAAGTAATTAACTAACGTATTGAGCGATAACGTTCCAAAACAGAACAAACCGATTCTTATTTTAAGATTCCCGCTGATTTTATGTTGCCATGCTTCTAGTTTACGAAGCGCTAGTATATGACAAGGAACCCCAACGAAGGCAATGTTAGATTTTCCGTAGCCATAAACTGCACTGCCATATGCCTTGGCAACCGAAGAGGGGAAAAATTTGCTCCCTATCGCTGAAAGAATGTCATCAGGAACTGTAGCGACTGAAGCCCTCGGTTTAGCAGGGTTTTCAGGCTCAACCTGAGAAACAATCGCGCTATCAAAAATTTTGTTTTCAATACCATATTTAAGCAGTGAAGTAACGACTCCGCCGCCATTGCTTAATTCCCTTATTTTAGGGTCAACCGCCTGAACCAGCAACACCTTACGGTAATAACCTAACGCCTCATTCTTAACTGGTGTCTTTGAAACAAAACTCAGGCTTCTTAGCAAAAGAGCCTCTGAATGCGGGCAAATTTCATAGCAAATAGGACATAAATCCATGTCTTTAGAGCAATCATACACATGCTTTACGCTCTCACCTTCGACATGTAACGCGCTAACAGGGCATGCTGCTTCACAAGCGCCACATTGTGTGCAAAATCCAGAATCGATAATCTTCTTCTTCAAAATATTATATGCGATAAGCGAATCAGGTTGTCCCATAATGTTGGATTAACATACAATGCTTAAAAAGTTAATTGAAAAAATACATAATTTAACCATGAAAAACATAGAGAAGAAACGATAAAAGCTGAACATTAGACGGCCGTTTCTTCAGTTAGACCCGCTTCAGGATAAGCGAACAAATGCGCTTTTTCTAGAGGGTATGTAATTGTAACCTCTTCTCCGATGTTAATCCACGTCTCGGTTAGCGATGGTCTGTTGATGATGAAGTGGTCGCCGTTTTCTAGCCTGATTTCATAGCGAATAACAGTTCCCTCAAATGTGGTTTTTGTGACTTTGCCAAACAAGCCGTTTTCTGATTTTATGTGCCCTTTTTTTATATCACAGGTTTCAGGTCTTATCGCCAAGACAACTCGTTCCTCTTGCTTGATGCCTGGGTTTACAGCCATTATCTTTAACCCCTCGCGCAACTCTATTTCTGAGAACTTGCCGTTCGCTTTGGTTATGTAGCCTTCCAAAAAGTTTGATTCACCAATAAAGTGAGCAACAAACAAACTGTTAGGGTGCATATAGAGTTCCTGTGGTGACCCAATCTGGACGATTTTGCCTTTCTTCATAACTGCAATTCTATCAGAAATTGACATTGCCTCTGCTTGGTCATGTGTAACATGAATTGCGGTCAACTTGAGGTCTTTAGCCATTCTACGAATATCATACCTAATTTCGTTGCGTACCTTAGCGTCTAATTGCCCCAGAGGTTCATCCAAAAGCAGAATCTTGGCGCCAGCAGCCAATGCACGAGCCACAGCAATTCTTTGCATCATACCCCCACTAAGTTCGCTTGGATAGGCATCTAAACGTTCGTTAAGTTTAACGAGTTCAAGCACTTCATGCCCAATTGTTTCAGCTTGTTTTTCATCATAATTCTTTACCTTAGGTCCATAGAGAACGTTGCTCCAAGCATTCATGTGGGGAAATAACGCGAACGTTTGAAAAACAAAACCAATGTCGCGGTCTTCAGGTGGGTCCTTATCCACTCTTCGACCATTTATGTAAATTTCACCACTATCAGGCTCAATTAGCCCAGCGATTAGCCGAAGCAGTGTTGTTTTGCCGCAACCACTAGGCCCCAGCAGCGAGAAGTATTCTTGATCGCGAATGGTTAAACTTACGTTGTCTAATGCGTAGATTTTTCCATATTTTTTGGTTACGTTTACGACTTTTACTTCAGGCATGACTTCTCTCTCTTTTGTGAGTGATTTTTGATGTTTTTATTACTTTTCATCCTAAACCTGTCCTTTTCTAGTAAAGAGCCTCAAAACTAAAAGAATAATGAAGCTCAGCAGTATCAAGATGCCACAAGCTAAACCTACCGTAAGCGCATTAACGCCTTCGATGGGTGCGATGACACCGCGCAAGGAATTAACCCAGTTAACTACCAGCACAGGAGCCGTTTGCAAGGTGGGAGTCACCGCTAATGTTGCACCTGTTTCACTTACACTTCTTGTGAAGACGATGATGGCACCTGAAAGAATCGAGTATTTGCTAAGTGGAAGCACAATTGTTTTGAAAACAGTGAAGGGTTTAGCGCCCAGAGTTTTTGCTGCTTCTTCCATGTCTATGTTTATTCGCTCAAGTGCCGCCGACATAGACCTGACAAAGTACGGATAAGTAATTGCCAAATGTGCAAACACCAACAGCAGAAAATCAGGTATGCCAGGGATGCCTTGCCAGAAGAACCGCAGTGAGACGCCCAATGCAATTGAAGGCACAATTATTGGAATATTTATGAGTGAATCCAAAATGTCTGAAGGAAGCTTGCCAAACGTTCTTCTTGAAATCAATATCGCCATGGGTATACCAAGTATTATTCCTAAAACTGTGACCACTGCTCCTAGACCGTATGAGAGAAAAATGCTTTGCCAATAACTTGTCCATATGCCTGATCCAGTGAATACATCTGTCAAAGTTGTTCCAGTGACCACTGCTTGGAAAGCTGGCAACGCAACGAAAAGTGAAGGAATCAGAACTATAATTATGAAAACTGCCAACGTCGCAGTATTGCGTGTCCAAGCAGCTTTTTTATAACTCAATTTCTTTTCAAAAACTGGCAAACCATGTCCAAACGGTAACTTTATTCTTTGCCCTAAAAGTCTAATCAAAGCAAAAATAACCAGAGAAACTGCGATTAATATAATACTGGCAAAAACTGTTGCCCCTTCATAGCTAGCTTGACTTATCGTACCAGCCCTGAATTGATTACTGATGTTTTGCAGAAAGACTGGCCCATTAAGAAACGCTCCTGCAACAATGAACGTTGCGCCTGTTTCGGATAAAGACCTTGCAAAGGCAAGGCTAAACGCTGCAACCAAAGAGGGTTTAATTATGGGAAATGTTACAGTTCGCGCTGCACTCAATGGAGGAGCACCCAGAGTTCTTGAGGCACGCTCGTATTCCATCTTATAATCAAGCAGTGCACCAACGATAACTCTAACAACTACTGGAAATGAAAATGTGAAATGTAAAAGCATAACTAAAAGCCAACCAGGAGAAACCAGTGTACTTCCAAAAAGTCCTGATAGCCCTCCGCTTGAATTCCAAAACAGCAACAGTGAATAGCCTAAAGCGGCTGTCGGCACAGCGAAGGGTATATCAGCTAAGGTGTCAAGTACGCTGAGCCACTTGGATTTGCCGCGGGTAATCAGCCAAGCTAAGGGTATTCCAGCGATGAGGTCTAAGGCGGAAACAATTAGTCCGATGGTGAAGGAGTTTGATATGGCGCCAAGAGCAGTGTTCATTAGTTCAGGCTGCTCAAATAAGCTTTGTATTGATCCAGCTTTTATCAGGATGCCAATTATTGGTGGAACAAGGATTATGGCGAAGAAAATAATGACCGCGAAGAGGTAGAGGGTGTACTTTAAGGCTTTTTTTGATGACAGAGCATTGAGCGTGTTCCAGAGTTTGCTAAGCAAGGTACCGCTCCTGTTTTCAGGTAATTTTTTGCCTAAAGTCTGGTTTTTAATTAAATGTTCAGGTATATAGCTGTTACATAAGAGATAGGTTTCTTTTTAGGTACTCACTGGAATATATAGCTAAACGCTTTTTTGTATCAAGAAGGAAGCTTGCGTGCTGTTAAATGCTTATCAACACAAATCAAACGTTGAAATAGATTTTAATCTATAACAATATCATGACAGCTGAATTCTATTCTTCCCATTTCTCAACGATAAGTTTGTTGTCGTTGGGAGAAAAACTAACCTTAACAGGCATCGAACCTTCACATTTTAGTGGAAACATGCTGTCATCAACTACACGGACAGGCAAGTACAATAGGTACCTATCATCTTTTCGCTTAAAAATTGTACCTTTTCCTTCATTGCACATTTTGCAAGTCACCGTGTTAACGTTAACTAGTTTGCTTTTTAAATTTACTGTCTGTTTTACGTAAAAGATATGATGAAAAGGAATAAATCATACTGGTTTATCACATTTCGGCTTTTCTCAAAAGGTCTGCTGCGCTATTAAGGTTGATTCGATAGAAAATAGTTGTGATGACTATTGATATGATGCCACTGATTATAATTGAAATGGCAAGGTTCAGAATGCTGGCTGAAACCCCCAAGAAGGATGGAACGAACATTGAGATAATATATGGTGCTAAAGGTGCCAGTACCCCGCCGCCTGCAAGCGTACAAACAATTAAGCTTATCAATGACCACTCTTGACGAATCATTCGTTTTCGACGTGTTTCAGTGAAGTCAGCGCCTTTAAAGCCGATTGCAAGCGAAATCGTGCCAACAGCAGGTATTAAAAAGACCGCTTCTACACCAGCCACAGTTAGCAATTTCAAGGAAGGTTGAAATATAATTGCCCCGACTATAATGCCGATGACTAAAATAATCAGTGAAAAGAACATCAAGAAAAATAATTTGCTTTTCACCAAGTTTTTAGCTGAAACTGGCGAAGCATAAATTCTCCACACCGCTTGACCTTCTTCACCCACTAAAATGTTACCTACAATCATCGCCATTATTGATGGCGGAAACAGAAAAATCATAGCCTGAAAAATAAAATCAACTTCTGCTGGTGCGCCATTGTTGGTTAGACCAATTGATTGCATAATTGGCACCACCATGAAAATAATCGGTACAATAAAAATGGAAATCAGTTCTCTGCGTCTTGTAAACGCCTTTAAATCCTTATGAATTATGGCTGATTCAACAGTTGAGAAGCCGAGTTTTCCTAAAAATCCCGCTTTCGGAGCGTAGATGCCGCTCTTTTGAACCCTGATTGCTGGCGGTTCATAGAGTCCAAACCTTTGGTTTAATGCAACAGCAAGATAGTATAAGCCTGCGATAAGCACCGCAGATAAGCCGGCGAACAATAAACCCTGCAAAACTACACCATTAAGCAAGTAAGAAAGCATTATAGCTAGCCATGCATATGGAATAAACCACACACTCGTCTGGATTGCAGACAAGCTTTGGAAGAACTCTCCAAACCCAGAAGTTATGTAGAAGTAAATAACGTAAAAGATTAAAAAGAACATTAAAGACCCAATAAATCGTACCCAAACAGCTGCTCTGCCGCTTGACTTGTAAACAGCACCTATAAAGCGCACTTGTAGGATTCTCAGAATCTCGGTTGTGGCACTAGCCATAAAGGCTGCGGCGAAGACAGCGAGTACAGTTAAAATGGCAGGTAAAATCAGCCCGTTTAGAGCTGAGAACACTAACGTTCCTGACGAGAAAGCTATCACTATTCCCAGAGGATACCCAAACAAATTAGCCAAGATGGAGGCAAAGGTGTGCTCCTGCCACGTTACAGGCAACCAATACATAACTTGTGTTGATGCTTTGATTCCGCTGAGTTGGATTTGCTGGAGTAAAGTTAGCACTAAACTGAAGATTAAAACAAGCGTCGGTAAAGACACGAAAACCATGAATGCTGTTTCAGGCAGAGGCGCTATTCCTGGGATTTCGCTTGGGTTTTGGTAAATTAATGTTGCGATAAAATTGAAAAGCAAACCACCGAGTATTCCTACCACTAAGGCAAGCCAGTAAGGCCAATACGCTAGAAACTTGTTTTCTTTGTACCTTGTAGTTTTTGCTCCCCTGATTAGCCTGCCTGATTTGCGTTCCACCTGCATCAGATAGATAACGTGTTTCCAATTCATTTGATGAGTTCCTCAACGACAGCTCTCAAATCTTCAGTTCCAGTTAACTTCAAGAATATATCTTCCAAAGCTGACCCTGGCAAACTTGCCCGCTGTCTGAGTTCTTCCATGTTGCCTAAAGCTAAGATTTCGCCTTGGTACATAATGGCTATGCGGTCGCATATTGCTTGAGCAATCTCAAGAACATGCGTGGACATTATGGTTGTTACACCTTGCAGTTTTAGCTCATAGAGAAAGTCTTTAACAATTCTTGCGCTTCTAGGGTCTAAAGCGTTGAGCGGTTCGTCAAGAAGCAAGAGTTTAGGTTTATGTAAGAAGGCGGAGATTAAGCTGATTTTCTTTTTCATGCCATCAGAGTAGCTGTTAATCATGTCGCCTTCTCGTCCTTCAAGTTGCATCGCTTTGAGGTACTCGGTGAT
This genomic stretch from Candidatus Bathyarchaeota archaeon harbors:
- a CDS encoding Coenzyme F420 hydrogenase/dehydrogenase, beta subunit C-terminal domain — protein: MGQPDSLIAYNILKKKIIDSGFCTQCGACEAACPVSALHVEGESVKHVYDCSKDMDLCPICYEICPHSEALLLRSLSFVSKTPVKNEALGYYRKVLLVQAVDPKIRELSNGGGVVTSLLKYGIENKIFDSAIVSQVEPENPAKPRASVATVPDDILSAIGSKFFPSSVAKAYGSAVYGYGKSNIAFVGVPCHILALRKLEAWQHKISGNLKIRIGLFCFGTLSLNTLVNYLKKKYNIEPSDIKLIRLSSNFVVQTSKGEIRLPMSEVSKHILPSCRKCTDFTSELADISIGSAYPLKDWSTVIIRTKAGEDFFYKAVEDGVINTWVMEEEPVVLERVIVAAMQKRKAGLENAAEMEKTTGYLPPLLLRETGELARIKIADIMGTNVRTVPENITVSQFLGLVAKYHHIGYPLVNEKQEPIGWITIEEASSVDKSKRNTTLVGQIAKHKLVRAYPDETALDIFKRMSENETGRVIVFDRANPNKIVGVVTKTDLMHALAAQS
- a CDS encoding ABC transporter ATP-binding protein; this encodes MPEVKVVNVTKKYGKIYALDNVSLTIRDQEYFSLLGPSGCGKTTLLRLIAGLIEPDSGEIYINGRRVDKDPPEDRDIGFVFQTFALFPHMNAWSNVLYGPKVKNYDEKQAETIGHEVLELVKLNERLDAYPSELSGGMMQRIAVARALAAGAKILLLDEPLGQLDAKVRNEIRYDIRRMAKDLKLTAIHVTHDQAEAMSISDRIAVMKKGKIVQIGSPQELYMHPNSLFVAHFIGESNFLEGYITKANGKFSEIELREGLKIMAVNPGIKQEERVVLAIRPETCDIKKGHIKSENGLFGKVTKTTFEGTVIRYEIRLENGDHFIINRPSLTETWINIGEEVTITYPLEKAHLFAYPEAGLTEETAV
- a CDS encoding ABC transporter permease subunit, yielding MLSKLWNTLNALSSKKALKYTLYLFAVIIFFAIILVPPIIGILIKAGSIQSLFEQPELMNTALGAISNSFTIGLIVSALDLIAGIPLAWLITRGKSKWLSVLDTLADIPFAVPTAALGYSLLLFWNSSGGLSGLFGSTLVSPGWLLVMLLHFTFSFPVVVRVIVGALLDYKMEYERASRTLGAPPLSAARTVTFPIIKPSLVAAFSLAFARSLSETGATFIVAGAFLNGPVFLQNISNQFRAGTISQASYEGATVFASIILIAVSLVIFALIRLLGQRIKLPFGHGLPVFEKKLSYKKAAWTRNTATLAVFIIIVLIPSLFVALPAFQAVVTGTTLTDVFTGSGIWTSYWQSIFLSYGLGAVVTVLGIILGIPMAILISRRTFGKLPSDILDSLINIPIIVPSIALGVSLRFFWQGIPGIPDFLLLVFAHLAITYPYFVRSMSAALERINIDMEEAAKTLGAKPFTVFKTIVLPLSKYSILSGAIIVFTRSVSETGATLAVTPTLQTAPVLVVNWVNSLRGVIAPIEGVNALTVGLACGILILLSFIILLVLRLFTRKGQV
- a CDS encoding ABC transporter ATP-binding protein, giving the protein MNNQHAVELQNVTKRYNELVAVNNVNLTINTGEIFALLGPNGSGKSTTLKMLLGLVQPTAGEVNVLGINVQKDPVTVKQLVGYVPESPQIYEFLTGIEFLDFIADIYSVPTAEKKQRITEYLKAMQLEGREGDMINSYSDGMKKKISLISAFLHKPKLLLLDEPLNALDPRSARIVKDFLYELKLQGVTTIMSTHVLEIAQAICDRIAIMYQGEILALGNMEELRQRASLPGSALEDIFLKLTGTEDLRAVVEELIK